CTGGGCGTGGTAGATCGGGCTCGGCCGGCCCACGTAATGGGCCAGGTCGCGATCGTAGGCGGCCTGGAATGCCGGGTCCTGGCGGGCCTGATCATAGGCCTGGGCCAGTTCCTGCAGCGGGCCGACCAGGGTTTCGGCAACGAAGCTGCCGCCGTAGCGGCCGAAATGGCCCTGGGCATCCGGGAAGGCGTGGTAGTCGGCAATGGGGGAGGCAGACATGGAAGCGACCGCTGGTTCGAGACAGGTGGATACTCTAGCGCACGGGTCGTGACCGGAAAATGGATATTATCTGGCGCATATTGTCAGGAAATCTCACATGAGCCGTTCCCTGCTGCCACCACTCAATGCGCTGCGCGCGTTCGAGGCCACCGCTCGCCTGGGCGGGGTTGGACGCGCCGCGCAGGACCTGCACGTCACCCACGGTGCGGTCAGCCGCCAGCTGAAGCTGCTCGAGGACCACCTCGGCCTGGCGCTGTTCCAGCGTGCCGGTCGCGGCCTGCGCCTGACCGCTGCGGGCACGCGCCTGCAGGCCGCGTGCAGCGAGGCCTTCAGCGGCATCGAAGACTGCGTGCGCGAACTGCGGCGACCGGCGGCGGCCCCGGCGCTGGTGCTGGGCTGCAGCGGCAGCGTGCTGGCGCGCTGGATGATCCCGCGCCTGCCCGCGCTGCAGGCCGCCCTGCCCGGCGTGCGCCTGCAGTGGTCGGCGCTGGATGGCAGCTTCACCGAGGCGCAGGCCGCACTGGATGCGGTGCTGCTGCTGGCGCAGGGGCCGTGGCCCCGGGGCTGGCAGGTGCGTGAGCTGGCGCCGGAACGGGTCGGCGTGGTGGTGGCCCCCTCGCATCCGGCCGCGCAGCGCCTGCGGCATGTACCGCCCTCGGCGCTGCTGCAGGAGACGCTGCTGCACACCAGCTCACGGCCGCAGGCGTGGCCGGCGTGGGCGCAGGCGCACGCTCTGGACACCGCCAAGCTGCAGCTGGGTACTGCCTTCGAGCATCTGTACTACCTGCTGGAGGCAGCGGTGGCCGGGCTGGGCCCGGCGATCGCACCCGAGCCGCTGGTGGCCGAGGACCTGGCCGCCGGGCGACTGGTCGCGCCGTGGGGGTTTGCCGCCACGGGTGGTTTCTGGGTGCTGGCGCGACCGGACGGACCGGCCGATGCGCGCGTGGATGCGCTGGCCGACTGGCTGGGCCAGCAACTCCGCTGACAGCAAAAAGGGGACGGAGGGAATCAAGTCGCAAGTGGCGCAAACGACTTGATTCCCTCCGTCCCCTTTTTTCAGCTGGCGGTCGGAGTGGCCAAGCGCTGCTGCAGGTCTTCGCGCAGGCGTGACAGCTCGACTTCGGCCTGCTGCCGCTGCTGCATGCCTTCGCGATGGATACTGCGCACTTCCTCGACCGTGGCGATCAACTGGTCGTGCACGTGGCGCAGCGTGGCCACGTCGATCACGCCGCGCTGGTTGCTGCGCGCGGTGTCCACCGACGCCTGGCGCAGCAGATCGGCATTACGGCGCATCAGCTCGTTGGTGGCATCGTCGATGGCGGTGGACAGCTCGACCGCGGCCTTCTGCTCACCCAGCGAAAGCTGGATGGCGAACTGGCGCTTCCACGACGGGATGGTGATCTCGCGCACCGTGTTGAACTTCTCGATCAGCTGCAGCGCGTTGGCCTGGATCAGGCGGATCATCGGCAGCGACTGATCGGCCGCATGCTGCATCAGCTGCAGGTCGGACACGCGCTTTTCGATCAGGCGGATCGCGTTGTCGACTTCGCCCTGGCGGATGCGCTGCTGCGGATCCTCACTGCCCTGCCCGGCCTGCTGCTCGGCCTGCAGTTCGGCCAGGCGCTGCTTGCCGGCGGCAGCATACAGGCCAAGCGCATGGCGTTCTTCGCGGACGATGTCATGCATGCGGTCGAACTCGCCCACGCGCTTGCCCATCAACGCCTGCTGCACACCGACATCGCCCAGCAGCTGCTCGATCTGCGCGTTGGTGTCGCTGAACTTCTGCACCAGCTCGCCCTTGGATACGCGCAGGCGGTCGATGAGGCCACCGATCACCGGCACCTTCGACCGCTGGGCGAAGCCGTCCAGCTTCAGGCTGCGCGCGATGCGCACCACTTCGCCCAGTTTCTCGCCGCTGGCATCCAGGTCGCGATTGCGCACCTGGTCCAGCAACTGGCTGGAAAACGCTGCGGTGCGCGTGGCCGCTTCGCGACCGAAGACCTGCAGGTTGCCCGGGCGCAGGTCATCCAGCTCCAGACGGATCTCGGCAATGCGTGGCAGATCCTCGCGGACCAGGCCAAGCGCCTGCAGTGCGCCTTCATCGAGCGTAGCGGCGGTGGTCGTGCCGGGCACGAGGGCACCGGGGGTCTGGCTGTCCTGGGTCATCGGGCAGTCTCCTTGCAGTTGGGTAAGCGGCAGCGGCGGCCGGCTCAAGGCAGTCTAGCCTGAGCCGCCGCGACCTCGTCATCGATCTGTGCGTGCAGCGTGGCGGCCTTCACCGCCAGTGTGGCGCCGGCCGCGGCCTGGCCCGCCACGGCGGCCTGCCGCCAGGCTGGCAACAGGACGTCATGGATGCGCGCGAAGCGTTGCAGCAGCACGTTGTCCTGGTCCTGCAGCAGCTGCCACTGGCCGGCCTCGAGACGGCGCAGCGTGGCCAGCCGGCGCAGATGATCGAGCCGCTGCGACAGCGCGGCCTGGCCGGCGATATCCAGCGACACCAGCCGCGCCGCAGCCAGCTCGACCCAGGCGTCCAGCGCTGCGGCCGCCGCTGAATGCCCGGCAATGGCCATGGCCCGCAACTGCACGTGCTGCTGCAGGTGCTGGGCCTGCTCGCGCGCCTGCAGGGCCAGCACGCCCAGCTGCGACTGCAGCGCACGTCCCTCCGCCTCGCGATCGACATCGCGCCCCAGCAGGCGGCCCCACCAGCCCTCCTGTTGCCGGATCTGCGCCGGATTGCCGGCCTGCAGGGCCAGCGCGATGCGCGCCAGTGCGGCCACCAGGCCCTCGCCCGCGCCCGGCGGCAACGGTGTTTCGCGCCGCGCCAGTGCCTGCAGCAAAGGCGCACCATAGTCGGCCAGCACGGCGACATCGGCCGTGTCCGGCAAGCTCGGTGGCGGCAGTGGCGCCTGCGTGGTCACGGCAGCGGCGGCGGCTTCGGTGTCGTTGCCTGAATGTCCTCACTGTCGTCCGGCGGCAACGACTCGCCGTAGAAGTGGCGCATCAGGGCTTCATCCAGCGCGCGCTCCTCCGGCGTCGCGGCACGGCGCACACGCGCACGCTGCGCCATCGCACTGTTCGGCACGCCACGCTCGAC
This portion of the Stenotrophomonas sp. WZN-1 genome encodes:
- a CDS encoding LysR family transcriptional regulator, whose protein sequence is MSRSLLPPLNALRAFEATARLGGVGRAAQDLHVTHGAVSRQLKLLEDHLGLALFQRAGRGLRLTAAGTRLQAACSEAFSGIEDCVRELRRPAAAPALVLGCSGSVLARWMIPRLPALQAALPGVRLQWSALDGSFTEAQAALDAVLLLAQGPWPRGWQVRELAPERVGVVVAPSHPAAQRLRHVPPSALLQETLLHTSSRPQAWPAWAQAHALDTAKLQLGTAFEHLYYLLEAAVAGLGPAIAPEPLVAEDLAAGRLVAPWGFAATGGFWVLARPDGPADARVDALADWLGQQLR
- a CDS encoding toxic anion resistance protein; the encoded protein is MTQDSQTPGALVPGTTTAATLDEGALQALGLVREDLPRIAEIRLELDDLRPGNLQVFGREAATRTAAFSSQLLDQVRNRDLDASGEKLGEVVRIARSLKLDGFAQRSKVPVIGGLIDRLRVSKGELVQKFSDTNAQIEQLLGDVGVQQALMGKRVGEFDRMHDIVREERHALGLYAAAGKQRLAELQAEQQAGQGSEDPQQRIRQGEVDNAIRLIEKRVSDLQLMQHAADQSLPMIRLIQANALQLIEKFNTVREITIPSWKRQFAIQLSLGEQKAAVELSTAIDDATNELMRRNADLLRQASVDTARSNQRGVIDVATLRHVHDQLIATVEEVRSIHREGMQQRQQAEVELSRLREDLQQRLATPTAS
- a CDS encoding cell division protein FtsY; this translates as MTTQAPLPPPSLPDTADVAVLADYGAPLLQALARRETPLPPGAGEGLVAALARIALALQAGNPAQIRQQEGWWGRLLGRDVDREAEGRALQSQLGVLALQAREQAQHLQQHVQLRAMAIAGHSAAAAALDAWVELAAARLVSLDIAGQAALSQRLDHLRRLATLRRLEAGQWQLLQDQDNVLLQRFARIHDVLLPAWRQAAVAGQAAAGATLAVKAATLHAQIDDEVAAAQARLP